CGTTGTTTTAAAGTGAATGTGTCTTCTTTAAAATCATAAATTTCTAGCATAGCTGTAAGCTCTTGTACAACAAAGACTGTGTTTCCATCATTGGAAAATGTCAAGTGTCTAGGGCCATCACCAGGGCTTTGATCATACTCAGCTACCAATGAAAGAAGTGTATCGCTTTCAGGGGAAACTTTATAATTATAGATTTTGTCTGTTCCCAAATCAGCTACCAATAGACGATCTCCTGAGGGGTTGAAAACTGTACTATGAACATGAGGAGAATTTTGTCTTGCCTCATTAATGCTACTTCCTTCATGTTGTATGGTTTGAAGTAACTTCAATGTTCCATCAGGTTCATTAGATAGAATGCTAAGGCTGCCTCCGGTGTAATTGGCTGCGGCTATAAACTTCTCATTTGGGGACATTCCGATATAGCATGGATGATCCCCTCCTGAAGAAGCTTTGGAAAGCATGTTCAGTTTCATCGTATTTTTATCAAAACTAAAGCTGACAATATCACCACCTCCTTCTCCAGCAGTTTCCTCTAGGGTAAAAACTCTATCTGCATCTCTAGTAGCAATGACAAAAGAGGGGTTTTGGATGTCTGGGCTTAAAACTTTAGCGGAAATAGAGTCTTCTTCTGGCGAAAATCTAAGTATATTAAGTCCTTGTTGAGGCCCATCAGTATAAGTTCCTACTAAAAATAAATAGTTCTTGGGGGCTTTGGTCATTTTGTTTTCAGAGGGTTTTGAACAAGCTGTAAAAAGCAATGTGATTGAAGCAAGAGCTATTAGTATTTTCATAATGGGAAGATAGGAAATTATCGGATGTTTAATTATTGCTTGATATTTTGAATTTTCTCAAATAAAATGGAAATAATTAAACGATTTGCCTTTTCTGTTATTGAATAGGCAAATAATTGGGTAAAACATAGAATTTTTTTTAATTTAGTATGCTTTAAAAAAAACAAACCCTAATGCATAAAACCTATGATACCGAAGTCGCTAAGCGATTTACAATTTACAACAGTCTATTTTTAGATCTTCCATTTGATGACATTTATAGGACAGGTACTTTGTTGCCAATCCTTGGCACAGCCTGTCAAAAAGGTTTTCAAAATGGTTTGACTCCAAAAGAAATCATTCATGGATTTTTTGAGGAGATGATGGCTGGAAACTCAAAAACCGAACAAAATAATCTTCTTTTTAAGATGATTCAATATGTCGAGCGACAAGTCGTTTTGTTTGACTCCATTGAAGACGCCGCTTATGAGAAGATAAACGATCTTTCAGGAAAAGGATCG
Above is a window of Algoriphagus machipongonensis DNA encoding:
- a CDS encoding lactonase family protein produces the protein MKILIALASITLLFTACSKPSENKMTKAPKNYLFLVGTYTDGPQQGLNILRFSPEEDSISAKVLSPDIQNPSFVIATRDADRVFTLEETAGEGGGDIVSFSFDKNTMKLNMLSKASSGGDHPCYIGMSPNEKFIAAANYTGGSLSILSNEPDGTLKLLQTIQHEGSSINEARQNSPHVHSTVFNPSGDRLLVADLGTDKIYNYKVSPESDTLLSLVAEYDQSPGDGPRHLTFSNDGNTVFVVQELTAMLEIYDFKEDTFTLKQRLSLLDEGFTGDVGAAEVRVTPDGQNVYASNRGDANTISVFLKNAGGEYERIQNIPSGGIMPRNFNFTKDGEYLLAAHQASNDVVVFKRNPEDGKLSKTPWKVEINKPVYLFQLPD